A genomic window from Cyprinus carpio isolate SPL01 chromosome A2, ASM1834038v1, whole genome shotgun sequence includes:
- the LOC109088535 gene encoding holocytochrome c-type synthase-like isoform X1, giving the protein MKYGQTAEGDTMSNPTGTVKAEGIMVTDFGSAPPQGCPMHRDINKSTPPPECPMHQASASASDKLKKAPDVPAHQDRAYEFVECPMRAANGAKPTMSDINPANMMPPPNQQPSPGQPFRLSVVREESTIRRAGSEQNWVYPSEQMFWNAMLRKGECPCGPSLLRFGGKAKDFSPRARFRHWMGHELPFDRHDWIIDRCGKEVRYVIDYYDEGQMAKHTILDVRPAFDSLEAVWDRMKVAWWRWTST; this is encoded by the exons CTGAGGGAGACACTATGTCCAACCCTACAGGCACCGTGAAGGCAGAGGGCATCATGGTGACTGATTTTGGTAGCGCACCACCACAGGGCTGTCCGATGCATCGAGATATTAATAAAA GTACCCCTCCACCAGAATGTCCAATGCATCAGGCGTCTGCATCTGCTAGCGATAAGCTGAAGAAAGCACCAGATGTACCAGCACATCAGGATAGGGCTTATGAATTTGTAGAGTGTCCTATGAGAGCTGCCAATGGGGCTAAACCCACAATGTCTGACATCAATCCAGCAAACATG ATGCCACCACCAAACCAGCAACCTTCACCTGGTCAACCATTTCGACTTTCTGTTGTAAGAGAGGAGTCTACCATCCGTCGTGCTGGATCTGAGCAGAACTGGGTTTATCCCTCAGAGCAGATGTTCTGGAATGCCATGCTGAGGAAAGG AGAATGCCCATGTGGACCTTCTCTTCTAAGGTTTGGTGGAAAAGCAAAAGACTTTTCACCCAGAGCTAGATTTCGCCACTGGATGGG GCATGAGCTACCGTTTGACAGGCACGACTGGATTATTGACCGATGTGGAAAAGAAGTCAGATATGTGATAGACTACTATGATGAAGGCCAAATGGCTAAGCACACAATCCTTGATGTGCGTCCAGCCTTTGATTCATTAGAAGCTGTTTGGGACCGTATGAAAGTGGCCTGGTGGCGCTGGACCTCCACATGA
- the LOC109088535 gene encoding holocytochrome c-type synthase-like isoform X2, translated as MSNPTGTVKAEGIMVTDFGSAPPQGCPMHRDINKSTPPPECPMHQASASASDKLKKAPDVPAHQDRAYEFVECPMRAANGAKPTMSDINPANMMPPPNQQPSPGQPFRLSVVREESTIRRAGSEQNWVYPSEQMFWNAMLRKGECPCGPSLLRFGGKAKDFSPRARFRHWMGHELPFDRHDWIIDRCGKEVRYVIDYYDEGQMAKHTILDVRPAFDSLEAVWDRMKVAWWRWTST; from the exons ATGTCCAACCCTACAGGCACCGTGAAGGCAGAGGGCATCATGGTGACTGATTTTGGTAGCGCACCACCACAGGGCTGTCCGATGCATCGAGATATTAATAAAA GTACCCCTCCACCAGAATGTCCAATGCATCAGGCGTCTGCATCTGCTAGCGATAAGCTGAAGAAAGCACCAGATGTACCAGCACATCAGGATAGGGCTTATGAATTTGTAGAGTGTCCTATGAGAGCTGCCAATGGGGCTAAACCCACAATGTCTGACATCAATCCAGCAAACATG ATGCCACCACCAAACCAGCAACCTTCACCTGGTCAACCATTTCGACTTTCTGTTGTAAGAGAGGAGTCTACCATCCGTCGTGCTGGATCTGAGCAGAACTGGGTTTATCCCTCAGAGCAGATGTTCTGGAATGCCATGCTGAGGAAAGG AGAATGCCCATGTGGACCTTCTCTTCTAAGGTTTGGTGGAAAAGCAAAAGACTTTTCACCCAGAGCTAGATTTCGCCACTGGATGGG GCATGAGCTACCGTTTGACAGGCACGACTGGATTATTGACCGATGTGGAAAAGAAGTCAGATATGTGATAGACTACTATGATGAAGGCCAAATGGCTAAGCACACAATCCTTGATGTGCGTCCAGCCTTTGATTCATTAGAAGCTGTTTGGGACCGTATGAAAGTGGCCTGGTGGCGCTGGACCTCCACATGA